In Natronobacterium texcoconense, the genomic window CGAGCGGACCGGCGTACTGCGGGTTGAACTTCGCGAGGCCGAGATAGTAGCCCGCGATCGCGGAGTAGATGACGTGTCCCGGCCCGACGAGTGCGCGGACGGTCGCGATACCAGTGGCGGCCGTAAAGAGGCTGGCTTCGGCCTGAACGACCTCCATAGAGATGTAGAGGGCGTTCTCGATCGCGGCGAATCCCAGTCCGGCGACCGCGCCGTAGACCGCCCCATCGATGACGGCATCGAAGCTATCACTCCGGTAGGCGAAAAAGCGGACCGCGAGCAGTTTGACTGCCTCCTCGACGGGGCCGACGACCACGTAGAAAAAGAGCACTCCGCCGATCAACGGAATCAGATCGAACCACGGATTCGTGACGGAGTTGACGACCGCCGCAAAGGTTGCAAACAGCACAGCCAGTACGAACGTCGCGACGAGCAGATTCAGCGGTTCGTTGGTCGTGATATCCGTATACCAGATAAACGCCGCGAGCAGGGCTGCCGGAACCACCGAGAGACCGAAGAAGATCCCAAGAAACGGCTCGTCGAGGACGAGCACTGCGGGCTGGACGAGCAACACGAGCGTGATCGCGAGTGCGACCACGAGCACGATCGTCTGTAACCCGTAACTGATCCCGTTGTAGACGACGTAGGCGACGCGGTCGAGCGTCGACCGGGGCTCCCACGTCGACACGTCGTAGAGGTCGCTCGAGCCGTCGTCGGCCCGCTCGACCGGGTCGCGCTTTCGTTGCATATTCCCTGTTTCCACGCTCGTCCGTTTACATTTCGGGGCCGATCGGTGTTCTCGGCCGGACTCGGAATCCACAAAGGCCCGGTACTCGAACCACTGGATATGAACGCGAACGGAACCGACGAGCGGCGAACGCGAGGCCGGCGCTCGCGCCGACCGACGGGACGCGAGCGCGGAGGGTGGTGAACGACTAATGAGTACCACTGTCCGCGTCCGTGGCATCTACACGACGGCGATCACGCGACTGCTCGAGACGGCCGGCGACGGGTTCGAGGTCGTTCAGGCCTCCGACCCGATCCAGGAGCGGTTCGACGACGCGTTCGACGCTGCCCCTGCGGACGTCCGGATCGAGACGACCCGCGACAGACAAGGAATCGAGGTTTCGGGCGCTCCCGACGTGGTCGAGGGGGTTCTCGCCGAACTCGAGTCCCTCGGTATCGATACGTTCCGTTGGGACGACGGGACGCCTCGCGGTGCGGTTTTCGACGGGGAAGTGATCGACGCCGGCGGCGGCAGCGGTGCGACGGTCGACCTCGGTGACGGTCGGCGGGGCTATCTCAAGTACGACGACGTCGACGGCTACGTCGGCGACGGCGACCGCTACCGATTGCAGGTCCGGGAGCCGACGCCGCCGTGGGACGACGACGAACCGCGAGTGAGTCCGACGCTCGAGGTTGGCGGCGGACTCTGTACGCTCTCGCAGGACCGGACGGGCGTCTCGGCGAGTACGAGCGGCGAAGCGGCGACGGAACTGGTCGGCATGACCGACCTGCTCTCGGCCTCACGCCCCGAAGGATGGGGCCTGCACTGGAAACGACCCGCGACCGACGCCGACCTCGAGGCGATGGAGGCCGCCGTCGAGCGCGCGAGCGAGCGCGTCGCGGAACTCGAGGCGACGATGGACGACGCCCCCGAAGAGCCGGGCGAACCGGGTCGGCTGGCCGCGCCGCTGGAGACGGCCTGGTGCTGGTTCGGTCGCGAGTCGCGGTTCGCGCTGGACGAGCACCGACGCGAGGTCGAGACGACGATGCCGGGCCACCACCGGACCAAGGCCGCCGACCGTGCCGCGAGCGCGGCGGTCGACTTCGCGGAGGCGGTCTGTGGGCCCGCAGGCGAGAACGGCGACTTCCCGTTCGACGCCGTCTCCCGGCAGTTCGGTCCGACGACGGGTGATCGCCTCGAGATCGGCCACGGGAAACCCGACGGCCGACACATCTCGCTTGGCTACGGCAACGTCACCGAGTGGGATGCCGACGGCTCGGTCACCCTCGAGCGGTCGATGCGCGGCGGCGGCACGTACGACGCGCTGGGCGTCCCCAAGGAGGAGGGTGACGTCGCAATCACGAAATTCCGCGAAGGACGGTGGTGGTATCCGACGACGTACAAGAGCGCAGCGGGCGAGACGAAAGGGACCTACGTCAACGTCTGTACCCCCGTCGAACTGTTCCCGGACGCGGTCCGGTACGTCGACCTCTACGTGGACGTGATCCGGACGCCCGACGGTGGCGTGGAAATCGTCGACGCCGAAGAACTCGAGGCAAAGGTCGACGAGGGGCTGGTTTCCGAGCCGCTGGCGGAGAAGGCACGGAGCGTCGCCGAAGCTGTCGAACGCGCGCTTTCGAAGTAATCTCGTCGAACGTCAGGCGAACTGGGTCGCGCTGACCGACGCCCCACAGAGGGGACAACCGTGGTGCTCCGTGGCCTCGCGCATCGCGTCGGTCACGGGAATCGTTCGACCGCAGTCGGGGCAGGTAAAGTCGTGGGTGGACATCGTACTCCGGCCTCTATCTAGAACTACGGCTGACTTCGGCAAAGGGAGAGAGCCCAGATATAGAGGGTGGTATATAGCCTCCTCAGAACGATCGCGACGAGGTTGGTGTTAGTGGAAACGGATTTGTCTACTCAGTCAGCCACTCTCCCTGTTCCTCGAGTTCCTCGAGCAACGCAGGTAATCGCTCGCGTTTGTACTCGAGCCACTCCGCGAAGGTTGGTCCCTCGAGCGGCAACCGTTCGGGTGCGTCTCGTGGGATTTCGCCTCCCGTGCCGCGTCTTACA contains:
- a CDS encoding PrsW family intramembrane metalloprotease, which gives rise to MQRKRDPVERADDGSSDLYDVSTWEPRSTLDRVAYVVYNGISYGLQTIVLVVALAITLVLLVQPAVLVLDEPFLGIFFGLSVVPAALLAAFIWYTDITTNEPLNLLVATFVLAVLFATFAAVVNSVTNPWFDLIPLIGGVLFFYVVVGPVEEAVKLLAVRFFAYRSDSFDAVIDGAVYGAVAGLGFAAIENALYISMEVVQAEASLFTAATGIATVRALVGPGHVIYSAIAGYYLGLAKFNPQYAGPLVVKGLLVAAFVHATYNATVGVAPTVIADVAAIPDGLALVVYVIVYNLAIGYYLYRKITRYRRRYRNTDAAVPEPQSPELTEFDPPRRRRP
- a CDS encoding DUF402 domain-containing protein encodes the protein MSTTVRVRGIYTTAITRLLETAGDGFEVVQASDPIQERFDDAFDAAPADVRIETTRDRQGIEVSGAPDVVEGVLAELESLGIDTFRWDDGTPRGAVFDGEVIDAGGGSGATVDLGDGRRGYLKYDDVDGYVGDGDRYRLQVREPTPPWDDDEPRVSPTLEVGGGLCTLSQDRTGVSASTSGEAATELVGMTDLLSASRPEGWGLHWKRPATDADLEAMEAAVERASERVAELEATMDDAPEEPGEPGRLAAPLETAWCWFGRESRFALDEHRREVETTMPGHHRTKAADRAASAAVDFAEAVCGPAGENGDFPFDAVSRQFGPTTGDRLEIGHGKPDGRHISLGYGNVTEWDADGSVTLERSMRGGGTYDALGVPKEEGDVAITKFREGRWWYPTTYKSAAGETKGTYVNVCTPVELFPDAVRYVDLYVDVIRTPDGGVEIVDAEELEAKVDEGLVSEPLAEKARSVAEAVERALSK
- a CDS encoding DUF7560 family zinc ribbon protein, which codes for MSTHDFTCPDCGRTIPVTDAMREATEHHGCPLCGASVSATQFA